The Lysobacter capsici genome has a segment encoding these proteins:
- a CDS encoding XVIPCD domain-containing protein: MSQQSIPPASGEPSFADQVRGLDAKPIDKTLARIMDDLYDQGPGIDGFKPLSAEQLRGAGIDPSTLENKDSGFLARVYGDDKGHYVLAYSGTDEGKDWLTNFRQGLGFEDAQYNQAIALAREAKVAFGDEVVITGHSLGGGLGGAASIASGIPAVTFNSSGVHDKTLERLGIDADAAKDEVKDNGQIRRYSVKNEILTELQEHSIPLKWAMPDAVGHKIELPDPDPQSFWKRMIPGNGIKHGIDIHYIDAVIKAQEMASPETARTATGISASDPARADGDRSVRGNANAEVGIAASAGSRGEAQATAQLSHPSHPNHGLYDQALRGLHGMDAKAMDFRGEQGYRNAATHAALDARANGMDRIDHVVPGRDGGGFFIVQGGLADPGSRRAFVDEARALSPPPQVAAHNPPAPAETQQQQETRRAVMS; the protein is encoded by the coding sequence ATGAGCCAGCAGTCCATCCCACCCGCCAGTGGCGAGCCTTCGTTCGCGGACCAGGTCCGCGGCCTGGACGCCAAACCGATCGACAAGACGCTCGCCCGCATCATGGACGACCTCTACGATCAAGGCCCCGGCATCGACGGCTTCAAGCCGCTCAGCGCCGAACAGTTGCGCGGCGCGGGCATCGATCCGTCGACGCTGGAAAACAAGGATTCGGGTTTCCTCGCCCGCGTCTACGGCGACGACAAGGGCCATTACGTGCTGGCCTATTCGGGCACCGACGAAGGCAAGGACTGGCTGACCAATTTCCGCCAGGGCCTGGGCTTCGAGGACGCGCAGTACAACCAGGCCATCGCGCTGGCGCGCGAGGCCAAGGTCGCGTTCGGCGATGAGGTGGTGATCACCGGCCATTCGCTCGGCGGCGGCCTGGGCGGCGCGGCCTCGATCGCCAGCGGCATTCCGGCGGTGACCTTCAATTCCTCCGGCGTCCACGACAAGACCCTGGAGCGGCTCGGCATCGATGCCGACGCGGCCAAGGACGAGGTCAAGGACAATGGACAGATCCGCCGCTACTCGGTCAAGAACGAAATCCTGACCGAGCTGCAGGAGCACAGCATCCCGCTGAAGTGGGCGATGCCCGACGCGGTCGGCCACAAGATCGAGTTGCCCGATCCGGACCCGCAGTCGTTCTGGAAGCGGATGATCCCGGGCAACGGCATCAAGCACGGCATCGACATCCACTACATCGACGCGGTCATCAAGGCGCAGGAGATGGCTTCGCCTGAAACCGCGCGCACCGCGACCGGCATCAGCGCGAGCGATCCGGCGCGCGCCGACGGCGATCGCAGCGTGCGCGGCAATGCCAACGCCGAGGTCGGCATCGCCGCGTCGGCGGGATCGCGCGGCGAAGCGCAGGCAACGGCGCAGTTGTCGCATCCCTCGCATCCGAACCATGGCCTGTACGACCAGGCGCTGCGCGGCCTGCACGGCATGGATGCCAAGGCGATGGATTTCCGCGGCGAGCAGGGCTATCGCAACGCCGCCACGCATGCGGCATTGGATGCGCGCGCCAACGGCATGGATCGGATCGATCACGTGGTGCCCGGTCGCGACGGCGGTGGATTCTTCATCGTCCAGGGCGGCCTGGCCGACCCGGGCAGCCGCCGCGCCTTCGTCGATGAAGCGCGCGCGTTGTCGCCGCCGCCGCAGGTCGCCGCGCACAACCCGCCCGCGCCGGCGGAAACGCAACAGCAGCAGGAAACGCGGCGCGCGGTGATGAGTTGA
- a CDS encoding MipA/OmpV family protein, translated as MRLVRVVTPFVLLLPFAVSAQVRQEGEERADVAPSNWSIGIAGGIRTELYAGEGNHTRAIPFFGYEGERFYFRGITAGYHLIQNESFVLDGFLSGRLDAMDANDFGRRDLARRGINRDLLEDRDDSVDAGVSASWRGSAGEVQLELKGDIADVSGGYEADLSYRYPMKAAGLLITPTVGVSMLSKDLANYYYGTLDEEVARGVVSYRPGSVTIPYVGVSLAKPFAQKWRFIANLTYQVLPDEISDSPLIAEDTDGVGQAFFGVSRSF; from the coding sequence ATGCGCCTCGTTCGCGTCGTAACGCCGTTCGTGCTTCTGCTTCCGTTTGCGGTATCGGCCCAAGTGCGGCAGGAGGGCGAGGAGCGCGCGGATGTCGCGCCGTCCAACTGGAGCATCGGCATCGCCGGCGGAATCCGCACCGAGCTGTACGCGGGCGAGGGCAACCACACCCGCGCGATTCCGTTCTTCGGTTACGAAGGCGAGCGTTTCTATTTCCGCGGCATCACCGCCGGCTATCACCTGATCCAGAACGAGAGCTTCGTGCTCGACGGCTTCCTGTCCGGCCGTCTGGACGCGATGGACGCCAACGACTTCGGCCGGCGCGACCTGGCCCGCCGCGGCATCAATCGCGACTTGCTCGAAGACCGCGACGACAGCGTCGATGCCGGCGTGTCGGCGAGCTGGCGCGGCTCGGCCGGCGAAGTGCAGCTCGAACTCAAGGGCGACATCGCCGATGTCAGCGGCGGTTACGAGGCCGACCTGAGCTACCGCTATCCGATGAAGGCCGCCGGCCTGCTGATCACGCCCACGGTCGGCGTCAGCATGCTGTCCAAGGACCTGGCCAATTACTACTACGGCACCCTGGACGAAGAGGTCGCGCGCGGCGTGGTCAGCTATCGCCCCGGCAGCGTGACCATTCCGTATGTCGGCGTCAGCCTGGCCAAGCCGTTCGCGCAGAAGTGGCGCTTCATCGCCAACCTGACCTATCAGGTGCTGCCCGATGAAATCAGCGACAGCCCGTTGATCGCCGAGGACACCGACGGCGTGGGCCAGGCGTTCTTCGGCGTGTCGCGCAGTTTCTGA
- a CDS encoding type 1 glutamine amidotransferase domain-containing protein has protein sequence MNPTSAASLKPVLFVLTSHALKGATGQPTGYYLGEVTHPMAELEAADIAVEFASIQGGEPPVDGLDVDDAINARYWNDEGFRQAVRTTLKLDDADASRYSAIFFAGGHGAMWDFPGSAAAQRVAREIYEAGGVVAAVCHGPAALVNVMLSNGEYLVAGKRVSAFTDDEERAVGLADEVPFLLASTLGQRGALHQPAPDWTAKVVVDGRLITGQNPQSAAGVGAALRDSLLARASA, from the coding sequence ATGAACCCGACTTCCGCCGCCTCGCTCAAACCCGTGCTGTTCGTGCTGACCAGCCACGCGCTCAAGGGCGCCACCGGCCAGCCGACCGGCTACTACCTCGGCGAAGTCACCCACCCGATGGCCGAACTGGAGGCCGCCGACATCGCGGTCGAGTTCGCCTCGATCCAGGGCGGCGAGCCGCCGGTCGACGGCCTGGACGTGGACGATGCGATCAACGCGCGCTACTGGAACGACGAAGGCTTCCGTCAGGCCGTGCGCACGACCTTGAAGCTGGACGACGCCGATGCCTCGCGCTACTCGGCGATCTTCTTCGCCGGCGGCCACGGCGCGATGTGGGATTTTCCGGGCAGCGCCGCGGCGCAACGCGTTGCTCGTGAGATCTATGAGGCGGGCGGTGTGGTCGCCGCGGTGTGTCATGGGCCCGCGGCCTTGGTCAACGTGATGTTGTCCAACGGCGAGTACTTGGTCGCCGGCAAGCGCGTGAGCGCGTTCACCGACGACGAAGAACGCGCGGTCGGATTGGCCGACGAGGTGCCGTTCCTGCTCGCGAGCACGCTCGGCCAGCGCGGCGCGTTGCATCAGCCGGCGCCGGACTGGACCGCGAAGGTCGTGGTCGACGGTCGTCTGATCACCGGACAGAACCCGCAATCGGCCGCTGGCGTCGGCGCGGCCCTGCGCGACAGCCTGCTCGCGCGCGCGTCGGCTTGA
- a CDS encoding type 1 glutamine amidotransferase domain-containing protein encodes MKTFHALAASLALILAAGSAHAGHVLVVLSDAGQLELKHGKTFATGFYLNELMQPVKLLLDAGHQVSFATPLGRAPTLDRGSVDPMYFGGDAAALRTHQALLEKLALTSPETSPVMSLARVEQLGYDRFDAVYVPGGHAPMQDLLDSPALGRLLSDFHSKNKTTALVCHGPIALLSTLPQAHQFSTRLAQTGKASAPPDWIYAGYQFTVISNQEETIAKPQLKGGEMKFYPQTALEQAGARYRSNTQPWTSNVVTDRELITGQNPASAVDVAKELLQRLK; translated from the coding sequence ATGAAAACCTTTCACGCCCTCGCCGCTTCGCTGGCGCTGATCCTCGCCGCCGGCAGCGCCCACGCCGGCCACGTGTTGGTGGTGCTGTCCGATGCCGGCCAGCTCGAACTCAAGCACGGCAAGACCTTCGCCACCGGCTTCTATCTCAACGAACTGATGCAGCCGGTCAAGCTGTTGCTCGACGCCGGCCATCAAGTCAGCTTCGCCACTCCGCTCGGCCGCGCGCCGACGCTGGACCGCGGTTCGGTCGATCCGATGTACTTCGGCGGCGACGCGGCCGCGTTGCGGACGCATCAGGCCTTGCTGGAAAAACTCGCGCTGACCTCGCCGGAAACCTCGCCGGTGATGAGCCTGGCGCGGGTCGAGCAACTGGGCTACGACCGATTCGACGCGGTCTATGTCCCCGGCGGCCACGCGCCGATGCAGGATCTGCTGGACAGTCCCGCGCTCGGCCGCTTGCTGAGCGACTTCCATTCCAAGAACAAGACCACCGCGCTGGTCTGCCACGGCCCGATCGCGTTGCTGTCGACCTTGCCGCAGGCGCATCAGTTCAGCACGCGACTGGCGCAGACCGGCAAGGCGAGCGCGCCGCCCGATTGGATCTACGCCGGCTACCAGTTCACCGTTATCAGCAATCAGGAAGAAACCATCGCCAAGCCGCAACTCAAGGGCGGCGAGATGAAGTTCTATCCGCAGACCGCGCTGGAACAGGCCGGCGCGCGTTATCGCAGCAACACCCAGCCGTGGACCTCGAACGTGGTGACCGATCGCGAACTGATCACCGGGCAGAATCCGGCCTCGGCGGTGGATGTGGCGAAGGAGCTGTTGCAGCGGCTCAAGTAA
- a CDS encoding LysR family transcriptional regulator, producing MSRRFDHLGDVEAFIAVIEHGSLTAAAVALATTPSVISRAIVRLETRLGTQLLRRTTRRQGLTEAGRLYQEHARAAFALIDDAERAIQGQDGELSGRVRLSVPTTYGHYRLPAVLQRYLQRYPGVQVELNIANRNVDLVAEGFDLAIRLGALPDSGLVARKLEDASLCVVASPAYLERAGLPRDLDDLSKHACLPFEMPSTGRIANWLFRDGERDIDWAPPSTLRVSEDVLGVVSLAEHGAGICQSYDFIVEDRLHRGVLVELLPQLRGRSRPFSLIYAPHRRLSAASRALIDMLTGEA from the coding sequence ATGAGCCGTCGATTCGACCACCTGGGCGACGTGGAGGCCTTCATCGCGGTGATCGAGCACGGCTCGCTGACCGCCGCGGCGGTGGCCCTGGCGACCACGCCGTCGGTGATCAGCCGGGCGATCGTGCGGCTGGAAACCCGACTGGGGACGCAGCTGCTGCGGCGCACGACCCGGCGCCAGGGCCTGACCGAGGCCGGGCGCCTGTATCAGGAACACGCCCGCGCCGCGTTCGCGCTGATCGACGATGCCGAGCGCGCGATCCAGGGCCAGGATGGCGAACTCAGCGGACGCGTGCGCCTGAGCGTGCCGACCACCTACGGCCATTACCGCCTGCCGGCGGTGCTGCAACGCTACCTGCAGCGCTATCCGGGCGTGCAGGTCGAACTCAACATCGCCAACCGCAATGTCGACCTGGTCGCCGAAGGCTTCGATCTGGCGATCCGGCTCGGCGCCTTGCCCGACAGCGGGCTGGTCGCGCGCAAGCTCGAGGATGCTTCGCTGTGCGTGGTCGCCTCGCCGGCCTATCTCGAACGCGCCGGCCTGCCGCGCGATCTGGACGATCTGTCGAAGCACGCCTGCCTGCCGTTCGAGATGCCGAGCACCGGCCGCATCGCCAACTGGTTGTTTCGCGACGGCGAACGCGATATCGACTGGGCGCCGCCGTCGACGCTGCGCGTGTCCGAAGACGTGCTCGGCGTGGTCTCGCTGGCCGAGCACGGCGCCGGCATCTGCCAGAGCTACGACTTCATCGTCGAAGACCGCCTGCACCGCGGCGTGCTGGTCGAATTGCTGCCGCAATTGCGCGGACGCTCGCGGCCGTTCTCGCTGATCTACGCGCCGCACCGGCGCCTGTCGGCGGCGTCGCGGGCCTTGATCGATATGCTGACCGGCGAGGCTTAG
- a CDS encoding siderophore-interacting protein produces the protein MRQTAVPLSLPQGAGLIERAFTRLLMRMVQVTDVEAPQPDFRFITLQGESLRHYDWMPGDKVQIKLDGGLQTRTYTPFEFDPHSGRMRIVGYCHGPGPGADWVRGARAGEARALFGPRGSLNLQNLASCTVLFGDETSFGLAAALRRDEPGLHCVFEVVSPTQSRAVLHALGLGNARLIERRDDDSHMDEAIDAVRRSAEIRTSFVLTGRAPAIQRVGRALKAHGFDATQLRSKPYWAPGRSGLD, from the coding sequence ATGCGACAAACCGCGGTTCCCCTGTCATTGCCGCAAGGCGCCGGCCTGATCGAACGCGCCTTCACCCGCTTGCTGATGCGCATGGTGCAGGTCACCGATGTCGAAGCGCCGCAGCCGGATTTCCGTTTCATCACCCTGCAGGGCGAATCGCTCAGGCACTACGACTGGATGCCCGGCGACAAGGTCCAGATCAAGCTCGACGGCGGTCTGCAGACCCGCACCTACACCCCGTTCGAATTCGATCCGCACAGCGGCCGCATGCGCATCGTCGGCTATTGCCACGGGCCCGGCCCGGGCGCCGACTGGGTGCGCGGCGCGCGCGCTGGCGAGGCGAGGGCGCTGTTCGGTCCGCGCGGTTCATTGAATCTGCAGAACCTCGCCTCGTGCACGGTGCTGTTCGGCGATGAAACCTCGTTCGGACTGGCCGCGGCCTTGCGCCGCGACGAACCGGGTCTGCATTGCGTGTTCGAAGTGGTATCGCCGACCCAGTCGCGCGCGGTGCTGCACGCGCTGGGCCTGGGCAACGCGCGCCTGATCGAGCGCCGCGACGACGACAGCCATATGGACGAAGCCATCGATGCGGTGCGGCGCAGCGCCGAGATCCGCACCAGCTTCGTGCTGACCGGGCGCGCGCCGGCGATCCAGCGGGTCGGCCGCGCGCTCAAGGCTCACGGCTTCGACGCCACGCAACTGCGCAGCAAGCCGTACTGGGCGCCGGGACGCAGCGGCCTGGATTGA
- a CDS encoding ankyrin repeat domain-containing protein, which yields MAAVDIHEVFADPAVADLAEAVADGEVADIRRLAEGVDLRSHGDKNVTLLEWAVLNKSLDGLNALLDLGADPAQPGIDGSTVVHLAAMANDPAYLDALLAHGADPDTVHAHTGATPLSAALMGERPAQFKRLLAAGAQVNHADRMGNTALHVAGKINQPNHALTLLQAGADARARNAQNVTFQRYLFMTPVSVLNATTRQDRDALIAWLGEHGIAVEG from the coding sequence ATGGCAGCGGTAGATATTCATGAAGTATTCGCCGATCCGGCGGTGGCCGATCTGGCCGAAGCCGTCGCCGACGGCGAAGTGGCCGATATCCGGCGTCTGGCCGAAGGCGTGGATTTGCGCAGCCACGGCGACAAGAACGTCACCTTGCTCGAATGGGCGGTGCTCAACAAAAGTCTCGACGGCTTGAACGCCTTGCTCGATCTGGGCGCCGATCCGGCGCAGCCGGGCATCGACGGCAGCACCGTCGTGCATCTGGCGGCGATGGCCAACGATCCGGCGTATCTGGACGCATTGCTCGCGCACGGCGCCGATCCGGACACCGTGCATGCGCATACCGGCGCGACGCCGTTGAGCGCGGCGCTGATGGGCGAGCGGCCGGCGCAGTTCAAGCGCTTGCTGGCCGCGGGCGCGCAGGTCAATCACGCCGACCGCATGGGCAACACCGCGTTGCACGTGGCCGGCAAGATCAATCAACCCAATCACGCGCTGACGCTGTTGCAGGCCGGCGCCGACGCGCGCGCGCGCAACGCCCAGAACGTCACCTTCCAGCGTTATCTGTTCATGACCCCGGTCAGTGTGTTGAACGCGACGACGCGGCAGGATCGCGATGCGCTGATCGCCTGGCTGGGCGAACACGGTATCGCGGTGGAAGGTTGA
- a CDS encoding carboxymuconolactone decarboxylase family protein, which produces MNHPPRMNNPAVILPDTMKALWALKASVENKGVADATLILIELRASQINGCGVCVDMHAKIGKQHGETDERLFAVAAWREAPYFSDAERAALALTEALTRISDRPEPVSDAIWAEAARHYSDTALSALIVAIANINVWNRLNVAVRQPVGSWKV; this is translated from the coding sequence ATGAACCACCCGCCTCGCATGAACAACCCCGCCGTGATCCTGCCCGACACCATGAAGGCGCTGTGGGCGCTCAAGGCCTCGGTCGAGAACAAGGGCGTGGCCGACGCCACCTTGATCCTGATCGAATTGCGCGCCAGCCAGATCAACGGCTGCGGCGTGTGCGTGGACATGCACGCGAAGATCGGCAAGCAGCACGGCGAAACCGACGAACGCCTGTTCGCGGTCGCGGCCTGGCGCGAAGCGCCCTACTTCAGCGATGCCGAGCGCGCGGCGTTGGCGCTGACCGAAGCGCTGACCCGGATCAGCGACCGGCCCGAACCGGTGTCCGACGCGATCTGGGCCGAAGCCGCGCGTCATTACAGCGACACCGCGTTGTCGGCGCTGATCGTCGCGATCGCCAACATCAATGTGTGGAACCGGTTGAACGTCGCGGTGCGGCAGCCGGTGGGGTCTTGGAAGGTCTGA